GCGTGGGGGCAGGCCCCTTCGTCACGGAGGATGAAGACATCTCCAACCATCTGCACAGCATGGGCCGCGAATTCGGCGCCACTACGGGCCGCCCCCGCCGCTGCGGCTGGGCTGACGGCGTGCTGCTGCGCTTCTCCGCCATGTTCAACGGTTTTGATGAAATGGCCATGACCAATCTGGACGGTTACGACAAGTGCCCGGAAATCAAAATCTGCACGGGCTACGATCTGGACGGGGAAATCCTGGCCTACCCGCCCGCCACGGTAGACGAATGGGAACGCTGCAAACCCGTGTATGAAACGGTGCCCGGCTGGATGCAGGATATTTCCGCCTGCCGTTCCTGGGAAGAAATTCCGGAACAGGCCAAACAATTCGTCAAGCGCATGAGCGAGCTCATCGGCTGCCCCGTCACGACCGTGGGCGTAGGCCCTGACCGCGAACAGACGATCGCCGTGCAATAAGCCTCGGCAAATCTTGATGATTTCCTTCAAAGCAGTCCCGCCATAACGTGCGGGACTGCTTTGTTATGTTCAGGGTAAAAAGACAAAACACGCATTTCAACGCTTTTTCCGCAACCATTTCTCCGCGGCAACGGACATATGGAAAATTTATTTTCCGCACCGCATCACTGCGTGAAACGCGGCAATGCCTTCAACAAGGCCTCCAGGATGGATGCAAACGGCATCCCTGCCGCTTCCAGATCAGGAAAAAAGAAATCATCCGCAACGGTCCGGCAGAAAACGCGGCGCAACAGGCCTGGGAAAACCAGGCGTGAGATTTCCGGAAACAGGTTCGCAAACACGGCCATTTCCCACCCGGCAATAAAAAAGGAGGCGGGATTTTTCCCGCCTCCTGCAAAAAACAACAATGACTTCCGCGGCTCAGGCGCGTCTGCGGCGCATCATCAGGGCAGCCAGACCAATCAGGCTGAGGGATGCCGTAGCCGGTTCCGGAACGGCAGCCGCCGCAATGGCGCTAAGGTTGGCTTCCTGGGAAGCGTTAGCCTGCAGCGTGGTATTATCTACGACGAGGTACTTGACGTAATCCGTGCCATAGGTGAATGAAGTCAGGGCTCCGAAATTGCTTGATTTCAACGCCCCTTCAGTCCCACTGTAGGTAGAGGCAGTTCCTTCGGAATCAACCAGGGTCAGATAAGTCCAGGTACCGGTGCTGGTAATTTGATAAGTAACGGCGATGGACTCATAAGTGTTGTCGGCGAACAGCTGCCCCAGTCCCGAACTCAGGTTGACTGCAGAACCATTGACGGGGCTGATCGCGCGGGTGTAATTCGTATTTTGCCAGGAACCGTAGAGGCCCGCGTTGGGAGAGGTGCCGATGCCCAGGCCTATATAATTATTGTTGGCCGAGAAAATAGTTCCGGAGACGTTGCCTGCCAGAATGGCGCTTTGGAAAGCCTGAGCGTCCAGAGCCATCGTCACGGAGAAATTGCCGTAACCGGAGTTGATTCCTTCCGTCAGGGTGTATGAGCCGCCGGCCAGCTGCAATGCACTGGAATCCAGAGTAAGGACGGGCTCCCCGTAGGCCAGGGTAAACAGAGACGCTGCAACCAGCGTAATAAATGCCGTTTTCATGTGCTGTAGTAAACGATAAAAATGGAAAGGAAGCGGTCTTATTTCTTCCTGACGCTTGGTGTAACGGATTAGAAATCCGCAGTCAATACTATTTTTTCACAGGAAATGGATTTGGCCAACCCTGCCCGTCACGCACACAGATATTTTCATCAAAAACATTTTGTTAAAAATTTTTGTATTCTATTGAATGAGAT
This region of Akkermansia muciniphila genomic DNA includes:
- a CDS encoding PEP-CTERM sorting domain-containing protein encodes the protein MKTAFITLVAASLFTLAYGEPVLTLDSSALQLAGGSYTLTEGINSGYGNFSVTMALDAQAFQSAILAGNVSGTIFSANNNYIGLGIGTSPNAGLYGSWQNTNYTRAISPVNGSAVNLSSGLGQLFADNTYESIAVTYQITSTGTWTYLTLVDSEGTASTYSGTEGALKSSNFGALTSFTYGTDYVKYLVVDNTTLQANASQEANLSAIAAAAVPEPATASLSLIGLAALMMRRRRA